In Paenibacillus sp. BIC5C1, a genomic segment contains:
- a CDS encoding glycoside hydrolase family 53 protein — MSHLKEEAFILGMDVSFMDEIEQHGGSYRDEHGQQADLLTLLKLGDANAIRLRIWNDPVGGFCNLERTVAVAKRIKEQGLQFLLDFHYSDRWADPANQWKPKAWEKLSYEELQREVCTYTADVLRTLKEHDALPDMVQVGNEITPGMLWDEGRVGGEEHDTDEQWERFAGLVKYGIAAVKSIDSEIKIMIHIDRGGDNAESRKFYDRFEALGVEFDIIGLSYYPWWHGTLDALRDNLHDLAKRYGKPINVVETAYPWTLQQPEGHEWILNQEELLLPGYPASVEGQTRYLKDLLQIIREVPGGLGAGFYYWEPAWIPSKEEWSVGHPNNWGNLTMFDFKGQKLQSFSALKAGEETDTALDEQQSAALIK; from the coding sequence GTGAGTCATTTAAAGGAAGAGGCATTCATTCTCGGAATGGATGTGTCATTTATGGATGAAATTGAGCAGCATGGTGGGAGCTATCGTGATGAGCATGGACAGCAGGCGGACTTGCTGACCCTTCTCAAGCTGGGTGATGCCAATGCAATTCGGTTGCGGATCTGGAATGATCCTGTAGGCGGATTCTGTAATCTGGAGCGGACGGTAGCAGTTGCCAAACGGATCAAGGAACAAGGCTTGCAATTTTTGCTGGATTTTCATTATTCCGATCGTTGGGCTGATCCAGCCAATCAATGGAAGCCAAAGGCGTGGGAGAAGCTGTCCTATGAGGAACTGCAGCGTGAGGTATGTACTTATACGGCAGATGTGCTGAGAACACTCAAGGAGCATGATGCATTGCCGGACATGGTCCAAGTGGGGAATGAAATTACACCGGGCATGTTATGGGATGAAGGACGTGTTGGTGGGGAAGAGCATGATACCGACGAACAGTGGGAGCGTTTTGCTGGACTTGTGAAGTATGGCATCGCTGCTGTTAAATCGATTGATTCAGAAATTAAAATTATGATTCATATAGACCGCGGTGGTGATAACGCGGAGAGTCGCAAGTTTTATGATCGATTTGAAGCGCTTGGTGTAGAGTTCGATATCATTGGGCTCTCCTATTACCCTTGGTGGCACGGAACACTGGATGCACTGCGTGATAATCTGCATGATCTGGCTAAACGCTATGGCAAACCTATCAATGTGGTTGAAACCGCTTATCCTTGGACATTGCAGCAGCCTGAAGGCCATGAGTGGATTCTGAATCAGGAAGAACTGCTGCTGCCCGGGTATCCGGCAAGTGTGGAAGGACAGACGCGTTATCTGAAGGATCTGCTGCAAATTATTCGTGAGGTTCCCGGCGGTCTCGGAGCAGGGTTCTATTACTGGGAGCCTGCCTGGATTCCTAGCAAGGAAGAGTGGTCTGTTGGACATCCGAATAACTGGGGCAACCTGACGATGTTTGACTTCAAGGGTCAGAAGTTGCAATCGTTTTCAGCACTGAAGGCTGGAGAGGAAACTGACACTGCATTGGATGAGCAGCAGAGTGCTGCATTAATCAAATAG